From Paraburkholderia sabiae, a single genomic window includes:
- a CDS encoding tryptophan--tRNA ligase, producing MYPDRIFSGMRPTGSLHLGHYHGVLKNWVRLQSEYPCFFCVVDWHALTTHYETPDVIEKNVWDVLIDWLASGIDPAQATLFIQSRVPEHAELALLLGMSTPLSWLERVPTYKEQIEKLRDKDLGTYGFLGYPVLMAADILLYRASLVPVGEDQVPHVEMAREMARRFNYMYGREPGFEEKANEAAKKLGGKRSKLYHELRNGYQQEGNEEALEKARAMLSESQSLSMSDRERLFGYLEGSRKIILPEPQVLLTEASRMPGLDGQKMSKSYGNTIGLREDAETITKKVRTMPTDPARVRRTDPGDPDKCPVWQLHQVYTDSETHEWVQKGCRSAGIGCLECKQPVIEGILREQQPMLERAQKYMDDPSLLRAIVADGCDKARRFATETMRDVREAMGLSYT from the coding sequence ATGTACCCCGACCGTATCTTCTCCGGCATGCGGCCTACCGGCTCGCTGCACCTCGGCCACTATCACGGCGTGCTGAAAAACTGGGTGCGCCTGCAGTCCGAGTATCCGTGCTTTTTCTGTGTGGTCGACTGGCACGCGCTGACGACGCACTACGAAACGCCGGACGTGATCGAGAAGAATGTCTGGGACGTGCTGATCGACTGGCTCGCTTCGGGCATCGATCCCGCGCAGGCGACGCTGTTCATCCAGAGCCGCGTGCCCGAGCACGCCGAACTGGCGCTGCTGCTCGGCATGAGCACGCCGCTCAGCTGGCTCGAACGCGTGCCGACGTACAAGGAGCAGATCGAAAAGCTGCGCGACAAGGATCTCGGCACGTACGGTTTCCTCGGTTATCCCGTGCTGATGGCGGCCGACATTCTGCTGTATCGCGCGTCGCTCGTTCCCGTCGGTGAAGATCAGGTGCCGCACGTCGAAATGGCGCGCGAAATGGCACGCCGCTTCAACTACATGTACGGCCGCGAGCCGGGCTTCGAAGAGAAAGCGAACGAAGCCGCGAAGAAGCTCGGCGGCAAGCGCTCGAAGCTGTATCACGAGCTGCGGAATGGGTATCAGCAGGAAGGCAACGAAGAAGCGCTCGAAAAGGCGCGCGCGATGCTGTCGGAGTCGCAGAGCCTGTCGATGAGCGATCGCGAGCGCCTGTTCGGCTACCTCGAAGGCTCGCGCAAGATCATCCTGCCGGAGCCGCAAGTGCTGCTGACGGAAGCGTCGCGGATGCCCGGACTCGACGGCCAGAAGATGTCGAAGTCGTACGGCAACACGATCGGCCTGCGTGAAGACGCGGAAACGATCACGAAGAAAGTCCGCACGATGCCGACCGACCCGGCGCGCGTGCGCCGCACCGATCCGGGCGATCCAGACAAGTGCCCGGTGTGGCAGCTGCATCAGGTCTACACCGACAGCGAGACGCACGAGTGGGTGCAGAAGGGCTGCCGTTCGGCGGGTATCGGCTGTCTGGAGTGCAAGCAACCGGTGATCGAAGGCATTCTGCGCGAGCAGCAGCCGATGCTCGAGCGCGCGCAGAAGTATATGGACGACCCGTCGCTGCTGCGCGCGATCGTCGCGGATGGCTGCGACAAGGCGCGCCGTTTCGCGACGGAGACGATGCGCGACGTGCGTGAGGCGATGGGCCTCTCGTACACCTGA
- a CDS encoding class I SAM-dependent methyltransferase, with amino-acid sequence MADSLNPGAPAASHAVIGEPSRWVKRWAHLVGAGGAVLDVASGAGRHTRFFASRGHPVTAIDRDAAALASMNGMPGIETLAADIENGPWPLPASAQFAAVVVTNYLHRPLFPQLLAALAPDGVLIYETFAQGNETVGKPSNPAFLLAPGELLDAVRGQLRVVAFQDGFLAEPRPAYVQRICAIREADGSVKTKDKGVPPRYDLAG; translated from the coding sequence ATGGCGGACAGCCTGAACCCGGGCGCGCCGGCCGCGAGTCACGCGGTGATCGGCGAGCCGTCGCGCTGGGTAAAGCGCTGGGCGCATCTGGTCGGAGCGGGCGGCGCCGTGCTGGATGTGGCGTCGGGAGCAGGGCGGCACACGCGGTTCTTCGCGTCGCGCGGCCATCCCGTTACGGCGATCGACCGCGATGCGGCTGCGCTTGCATCGATGAACGGCATGCCGGGCATCGAAACCCTGGCCGCCGATATCGAAAACGGCCCGTGGCCGCTTCCGGCGAGTGCGCAATTTGCGGCCGTCGTCGTCACGAACTATCTGCACCGGCCGCTCTTTCCCCAATTGCTGGCCGCGCTCGCGCCGGATGGCGTGCTGATCTACGAAACCTTCGCACAGGGCAACGAAACGGTCGGCAAGCCATCCAACCCCGCTTTTCTGCTCGCGCCGGGCGAGTTGCTCGACGCGGTGCGCGGGCAGTTACGTGTCGTTGCATTTCAGGACGGTTTCCTCGCGGAACCGCGCCCCGCCTACGTGCAGCGCATCTGCGCGATTCGCGAAGCGGACGGCTCGGTCAAAACGAAAGATAAGGGGGTTCCCCCGCGTTACGATTTGGCCGGTTAA